GCGCCGCGAACCACAGCAGCACGTAGGCGAATGCGGGGTAGCCGATCACCGTCCAGCCGCCCGTGCGGAGGGTCGCGATGACGACCACCATGCTGAGCAGCGCGAGCCCGTCGTGGAAGACGATCTCCTTGGAGTACAGCGCGATGCAGGAACCGATGAGGAAGATGAGGCCCAGCTTCAGGGTGTAGCCGTCTCCGAAGTTCGGGAACACCTGTCCGGCTGTTCCCGGCGCGACGATGGAGACGATCTCCATGATGAAGTAGAAGACGGTCACCCCGACGACGACGAGCCGTGCACGCCGCAGGATTCCGAAGAGGACGAACAGGGCGATGATGAGGTAGCAGCCGAACTCGTAGACCAGGGTCCACAGTGATCCGTTGAACACGCTGCCATCGACGACCTGACCGTACGGAGTCTCGATGAAGATGTCGTGGATGCCCCACTGGCGCATCGTGAGGTCCGCGTTCGAAATGACGTACGCCACCGGGCCGCCCGGGCCGAACGTGAGGTACGAGCTCAGCGAGCGACCGCTGACGGTCCAGGCGATCGGCCCCACGATGGCGGCTCCGACGAGCAGCACGAGCCAGAAGGCGGGGAAGATCCTCAGCACTCGCCGCCAGAGGAACTGCACCACGTCGGAGTTGAGGCCGGACTTCGCGATCAGGTATCCGGAGATCGCGAAGAACCCGGCGACGGCGAATCCTCCGATCGACTCCTGGCCGCGCGACCAGCCGAGGCTCGGGTTCGGCCCGAATCCGCCGAGCGGGAACGCATGATCGAAGATGACCATCGTCGCGAGCACGAGGCGGATCACTCCGAGCGAGTTGCGGTGTCCGGCCAGCGCCTCGCTGATGGATCCTGGTGCTGCCCAGCGCACCTTCTCGGGGAGCAGTCCGGCGGTCTCGGTCGACGTCATAAGCAGCTTCCATTCGCCGGCGAACTGTCCATCGGCGCTGACGAAACGTGGGCGCAACTCACC
This DNA window, taken from Agromyces sp. 3263, encodes the following:
- a CDS encoding acyltransferase — encoded protein: MTSTETAGLLPEKVRWAAPGSISEALAGHRNSLGVIRLVLATMVIFDHAFPLGGFGPNPSLGWSRGQESIGGFAVAGFFAISGYLIAKSGLNSDVVQFLWRRVLRIFPAFWLVLLVGAAIVGPIAWTVSGRSLSSYLTFGPGGPVAYVISNADLTMRQWGIHDIFIETPYGQVVDGSVFNGSLWTLVYEFGCYLIIALFVLFGILRRARLVVVGVTVFYFIMEIVSIVAPGTAGQVFPNFGDGYTLKLGLIFLIGSCIALYSKEIVFHDGLALLSMVVVIATLRTGGWTVIGYPAFAYVLLWFAARLPKSMQWIGAKNDYSYGMYVYGFLVQQSTAALGLYKLGYLPWVAITIAIAAGCAWVSWHAVEKHALALKDWGPGRGVRYWYESFLGWVRAIRGRRARPAADAGAKPDLDVG